In Triplophysa rosa linkage group LG2, Trosa_1v2, whole genome shotgun sequence, the genomic window CTTATATAGACCTAAAGTCTCTAACATGGCAGAAGTCATTTAAcatatgttaaagggatagaatgaaaattctgtcatcatttactcaccctcaagttgttccaaacctgtatagatttctttgttctgctaaacgcaaaggaagatatttggaagaatgtcaggaaccaaacagttctcatcccccattgactcccatagtatttattttttgggatggaatctgtttggttactgacattcttccaaatatcttcctttgtgttgagctgaacaaagaaatgtatacaggtttggaacaacctgagggtgagtaaatgatgacataattatcattttttggatgaactatccctttaaaaaaatgtttcatatcaTTCAAAGGCCaactgagagagaaagaacagaGTGTATGATCAAAGCCAAACTCCGAAACATAATGATGTTTCAGGACCTGGAAAATATTACTTCCAAAGAGGTACATGTGATGTAATACTCAAAGTTTTTAAGCCCTGGTTTACATAAATTCATCATCTCAACTCTAGTTGTGTTGAAATGGCTTGGGAAGGAGCATTAAACTTCATGCTTTCACTTCTGTAGATCCGAAATGAGCTGGAGCAACATATGAGCTGCAACCTCAGGGAGTATAAAGAGTTTATTGACAATGAGATGCTTCTTATTCTGGGCCAGATGGACAAGGCTACACTCATATTCGACCATCTGTACCTGGTAAAGTCTCCAAGTCATCACATGGCATGTTTGTTATTCATGTTGAAAGTTTTGTCAACATTTCTTTAACGTTTGTTTAACAAAAGACGCAGCAAATAAGAAAGCGTAAGAAagtagtaaatactgtatatgaagatTTCTTTAATGACAGAGGTTGAGAAAAAACAGCCTTTACTAATGCTTTGCAATCCTTTCTCAAACTATTCTGGATCAATCCACTAATGTATGTTTACAACGAATAAAACATTGCTATTGACTGGAGCTTAAAGGCTGTAAAGCAATGATTGTCGTACATCTTGTTCATTTCAGGGTTCAGAATGGAACGCATCCAATTTGGAGGAGCTCCATGACTCCGGGTCAGTGTCGAGATATATAGCTACCGGGTGTACACTGAGCTaagattatatttgtatttaacacCGATCAGCACTGCAGTCTAACatcagtttgtttttatgcagGGTTGGGTATATCCTTAATGTCACAAGAgagattgacaactttttcccAGGTACCTTTTGTTATCATAACATCCGCGTTTATGACGACGAGACCACGGATCTGCTGGCGCACTGGAACGAAACCTACAACTTCATAGTTAAAGCCAAGTGAGTTTATTTTTCAAAGGTTTTGGAAAAAACTGTGTTCCTGTTATGGATCTTTGTATGCACAGGCCCATTGCAGTTTTAGCTACCCTTATTTCCTAATAATACAAAGCTGCGTACacctttagttttttttttttaccaagacTGTTATGGATGCCCTTTATGTCTTTTGTATATAGGAAAAACAACTCTAAATGCCTCGTACACTGCAAGATGGGAGTGAGTCGGTCAGCATCCACTGTTATTGCATATGCCATGAAGGAGAACGGATGGTCGCTTGAGAAGGCTTACAATTTCGTCAAACAGAAGAGGAGTATAGCACAACCAAATCCAGCTTTTATGAAACAATTGGCTGAATACGAGGGGATTTTAGATGCAAGGTGGGAAAAGCCAtcattcatcattcattcactttggcatttacatttattcatgttacagatgctttttttgcaaatcatcttgttttttgacattttaaagtaaCTTGTTAAACATTAGgatgtgaaaaaaatatttccatacTTGTTTTGTAAACATGGTGATGCTAATTGACCAACTACTtagttaaaggtatagttcacccaaaatcggCAATCAtggaaatcatttatttattcaaatctgaatgtgactctttttttctgtggagcaaaaaagatattttgagaaatatcaatggggtccagtgttgtttggttaccaacgttcttcaaaatatcttcttttgagttttgcAGATGAAAgttatataggtttggaattacatgagggggaaatgaattattaattgattaaaacaaattaattattgttttaaacagaacaaaatacaTGCCGGTGACCAAGTATGCTAACATCCATTActtttatttcttgtcattcCAGCAATCAGCGACACAACAAACTTTGGAAACCGGAGGGTGACGAGTATTCATTGGAGGGCCTCCAGGCTTCAGGTGGCAGTGGCGACCAGACTCCTCAATTTTCGTCACTGTGCCCTGATCAGGAGGACGCCGCTTGGTGTCACGGAGGAGCGAGTGCCTCACCCTGCTGTGGAGACGAGCCGACAGACCATCTCAATTACAACTACTACTTCCGCCGGCTCTCGGACACTGCTCTGGACAGCGAGCCCTCTACGCCAGTCCGAGGTCCTCCGCTTTTAGGAATGGAACGGGTCTTTATTGAAATCGAGGATGTCGAGAGGGATGCGTTGTTGGATGACGAAGGCTTCCCCTTGGCCCACCTGGCCCTTCCCGGGGAGTGCACAGCAGCTCAGACCTGCAGCCGCCTGGAGCCTCTGGAGGACATGCGCTTGCGGCTGGAGTTTAGCACGGTGGAGGAGGAAGACGAGGAGGAAGCACAAAAGGAGGAAGCGGAGATGGCAGCCTTAGCTCGTGGTGAGGAGACGCCGAGGGAAGACGATGGCCTGGCTAACTTGAACCGCTTTAACAACGAGAACGCCAACAACAGCAACAGGCTGGCTGGGAAACGCAGCTGCCCTTCTGGCTTTGACGTGAGTATGACGTCTTAGCTGTAGTGGCAGCTCTCCTGGCTTATATAGCTCAAAGAGCTCTTTTCTGTGAATCCATCCTAAACGCTTTTCTTTCTCTAAAGCATCCCGTACTCTTACACCTTTAAAAAGAACCTAACCATGCATTCTCCCTGCCTGTGTGTATCCATCGGTTTAGGACAGTGCTAGCATTGGAAACCCCTTCAAAGTGAAGCCCTCATATCAGTCGTGCCGAGACTGCCTGCGCCTGCCTGGCGGCCGCCGCTGTGAACGTCGCACCCATCGCCTTAACCTGCCACGTCACGCTGGCCTGCCCAGTATCTCCATCCAGGCCCCTGGAGGAAAGCTATTCCGTACCGCCTCCATCAATAAGGTGCCTGCCCCTCGGCATCACGTGTGCAGCAGGCACTGCCAGTGTACTCGTTGCTCCAACTGGGCCAGAGCTTCTGCGGTGGTGAGCTTGAAAACTTACCGTAAGCAACTGCCTTTGCCTATGAGCAACAAAGACCTTCCTCAGGATTTGCGTTGTTCCTTGGAGACCGAGGACATGGAAAGGCAAAAAATGGAAGAGACTGGGAGCAAGGGCTGCAACAGCCCTACTGCAGAGCTTACCCTTCTAAGTCTCAGTCTGGGCGCTGAGAGGCCTACGGCGGAGCTCACAGAGACACCGATCCTTCTGCAGACATCCACGCTGGTGCACCACAGACTGGAGCAACTGTCTGGGCCTATGTCAGAACAGATGGACTTAAGTGTACAGGACACTGCCGCAGAGGACATGGAAGTAGATGAGGGTACCGTCCCCGACATGTACTCTGCTCAGCGCTGTGGATCTAGTGAACTACAGCAGACTTTCACACCACGCTCCTCCCCGCAGAGTTTGGCCCTGACGCGGAGCTCCAGCAGCGACAGTCTACAGAGCATACAGGAAGGGCAGCCGGGCTTGGTACGTCAGCGAGCCCAAGAGATCGAGACCCGTGTGCGGCTCGCTGGGCTCACTGTGCCCTCTCAACTCAAAAGGTCTAACTCACTGGCTAAGCTAGATGATTTGGCCATCTCCACAGAGGACCTCTGTGCCACAGTCGCCGTTGACAATGAGCGAGATTGCGGGCAACCCTCTTGCTCTCCCATGCTCTCGCTGTCTCCAAGTGTATTGCAGAGCTTGAAAAGCTGACTTCTCAAAGATGTCAGAACCGCTTTCTCAGTGAATGGTGCCGTGACACACTGGAAAAGCCTTAAAGCCATTGAGAGCTACGATGGAGGCCCATGCTGCAAGACGACTCATGAGAACAATCAGGCCAGGGTTGGACCTTCTTCCAGAAGCCCTTTACATAACTGCACTGCATTTctcatgtgtctgtctgtgcttTGACTAAGATGTATATTAAAGAAGCATGATCAGGCTTGGACCTTCGTTCACGGCTTTGTTAATAATGCTTTGCTTTGTCTTGCTAAAGCGAGGGAAGGTTTTAATAGACAGATTACCCATCTGTTAATGACGTAATCCACACCTAACAACATCTTTATTTTCCTAACACCTCTAATCAATTTGTGTTGGGTTGTTTGTTCAGATATGTGTTTGATCTCCATGATTTACATTTGtccaatttaaagggatagttcatccaaaaaatgaaaattgtgtcatcatttttgTTGATATTTTTGTTGACACTATTGACTACGACTAAGAAAAAAATTCTACTTTGgtatggtgccccagaactgtttagttaaccactttttttatatcttttttgtgttatacaaatttatacagatgtgGAATGACTtaagcgtgagtaaatgatgacaaaatgttaattttggggtgaatgaatccttaaatattttttgtcacttagGTTGGAATATCAAAGATGTCAATAAGTATACATTTGACTGCCCAGTTTATTTGCCAGTAACTTTTAGCTTATTGTTTTAGAACCAattagaaaagaagtagaaaaatgtgatagaaaaagaaacaattttAGCTGATTCAGATAAGGGTGCACTACACTTTCAGAAAGAAGGTACAAAAGTTGTCACTGGGATGGTACCCTTTAAAAGTTCCTAATATTTACCATTTAGATACAgatgtttaaatatatatatatttggtaCCAATATTGAGGTACTAATATACACTCTTCAGGTgtaaaagtgtactttttttAAAGGCACCACCCCAAGGACAGCTTTTGTAACTTTTCTGGGAGTCTGGGACACGTTTCAATAAAGACCAGTTAATCCTTATGTTGTTACCAACAATGATCCTTAAAGAGTTTGATGATCcttaacaaaattaaaattccatttcctgcagtgtgtaatgttgctgtgtgtgaatgtaagcagtatgccaagttgtaaagccgaaagtgaacgaataagtTATTGGCCTGGGAAAAAatgagtcgactctgaatcacaggaacaagtcgtctgtcgttctaatttcagttccgggtcggaTTGGCGTCACTCCATTGAATGCCTGCCTATGTTCCATTTGCGACATTGCACGCGGTAGAATACCAATTTAGCTATTaaaattgttaataattttaaaaatgtgcaaaagaTTATCAACTAAGCCGCATAATTATTGAGTATCTCCAGtcaaaaatgcaaaattaatgTGTTTGGTTATTTGTCTTAGAACTCTCTATTTTGCTTCCGTTCTGGTGTTTATGAAAACAAGATCTGAAATACTATTAGCACATAGCACTTGTAATGTAAAGAAACTTAagctgtttattgtacaaattgCAACCTGTGAAAAGGCTTTAGCAGCAACACATTAGTTCGACAGTCATCTAGTTGACCAGAGGATGTTAAAATATGTcactaaaatcatttaaaagtgtCTGCAAAGTtgctataaaaaataacatcaaGGTTACTCATAATGCTGTATATTCAGTGTTTACAAGCCCAAGCAGTGTTATCTTATATTATTGGGGGCGTAGAGATTTATCAGAGCTTATCGATTTATTAgcataaattgtattatttgtgtCCTGGAAGATACAGTTTTGATTCATGTTTAATTATTCATTGAGCCTTTTTATGAGTTTTATAGTATGTGTATGTCTGTTTGTTATTGAACTGTATTGTCTACcaaggttttatttatttttttatttgaaagatttACAATATGCAAAGTGGCCTGTGCAATAAGTATAAGTgagaatcatttttattttactgaatAATGTGAAAAGTAGCTTTTCATTCTCATTGAGAAAGAAATGAGAGGTGAAAGAGAAGCACCTTGAGAAAAATGTGAGTGAaactttttttgggggggttaggCCCTCCTAATGATATTTAGTTTAAAAGTAATAATACCTATTTTAAATTGCTAATGTGAAATTGGCCTTTTGgtattgtcttttttatttcttttttccattattttaaatattaacaatattcTTTTCGCCAAGAAAGATAGCCGCAAAGTAAGTAAAGTTGATGTTCTGCTTTTTGCTCATGGCTAGTCGTACCTCGTCCCAGCTACTGCTGCTGATTTGAGTTCtagatattgttttgtttaaacatgCAAGTGCCTTAACTGTTGCCATTTGCAATCAGTTGTCTAATGATTTTTTGTAAAACTGATCGTTTTTTCTTCACCGGGCTATGGTCTGGTCTCTAAAGataattttaaacaaatgaatatTTGTCTTTTCGTTTTGATACTACATTTCCTATTTTAATAGAGGAGAccaaagtcatttatttgttttcatcttTTGACATGTTTGAACACACTAAGCTGACAATAACATCAACTGGAAGATTGTCATTAGCCCTGCCTAAACAGCTTTTAAGTGACCTGGAACATACATTCTTTATATACTGCACTTCATTTGGACCATTTTAAGTTCCGCTGcactttgtttttgtaataatgtactgtacagttAAGTATagaaataaattgtttattgtcTGCATCAGAAATGGAtgagtaatttatttatttatagcatTGAGTTGAGTGGCAATTAGTAAGGGgaaactgttaaaataaaaccCATGTGTAAGTACTATGTACTTAATGTCAATGCGTTCTAAGGTACTTCGCTGCCATATTTTACCAAATGAAAGCAATGGTAAATTGTTTGGCCTGATCTTTGAATGTTGCACATTGAACTGTTATTGAATTAGACAAATGTGATTCTAATGTCACAAGACCAGAAAGGATTTCGGCAGGAGCTCAAAAGCTAAGGCTGGAGTTAAAAAGACAGAAACTTTTGTTTTTAGTGCAAACCAAATATCGGCATCATTGttacgtttgttttattttctaggAATACATCAACATGGTAAGACTGGCgttttctattattttctaTAGACATATAGTTACAGCTGCATGTCTTGATATTTGTAAGTTAtgctaaatgtatttatttatttatttatatatgttttttattattatttttaatgagtaaaacatgtttttgttgctgtttccAGTAAAAAAATTCAATCAAGTTTAACTTTCTTAAACGAGATATATTCACTTTAGTAGTAAAATTACACAAGACATTAAGTCTTACCTCAAGCATAAATCTAATAAAAGTAAGGCTCATGTGTAATACATAAATTACAACTAAAAAACAATTTGCAACTGGgttaaaatgatacattaaatataatttcaaaatgaacaaatattcgttttttggttacaaataaactaaatttcttttaaaaaaagacatgCACCTTGTTACAAGGATGTACAGACTTTTATTGGAAAACTAGACCTAAATACTACCAAaggcttttatttatttattgccgTGCTGACAACTGGAATAGTCTGTTAAGAAGCTATTCAAATCTATATTCAGACTGTTGTCAAAGGTCCCAATTTAGGAAGTTGAGACAAACTGTTGAGAGAGGGCAGTTGTTGAGATAAACATCGAGAGGCTGGTTTTATGGATGACCCTTCCCAGCTGCTTGGAATATTGTAAACTGAGGCCATCAACCTCAAAATAACCTATTAGATTTACTGCATGGTGCCTGTGCAATGACAACTATAATATAAGCATGCAATTCATCCAGAAGCGGTCGGGCAAAATGAATGCAATCGATTAAATAATAAGCAATGAGCactgacccctttaaaataccCTATCATGCTAAATGGCATGTGAGTCAAATAAGATTATATAAAATGATAATGTATAGTGATTTAAGTAATGTAAGTAACTAATGTGAGCTTCCATAAGGTTAAGTGCTTACTGGTTGTGATGACAGCATGTGAGGGAAGGAATCCTCCAGGACCTATTTATAACTTATCCTTATGTTAGGCTATATTAGGCACATCTTCCCACGAGACACTACAGTCAGCTGGGCATCATGCGTTGCTTCTTACTCTCAAACCATTCAGACATGCCAATGGAGGTTTCAGAAGGTCACTGATAAATAACTCTGGGAGTCTGGAGGTCAGAGAGTGCAGAGTGTTGCTGATAGAacatctttagtatttatttaaataaacgtcTGACCAAAACTACTTTTGTGTTAGAAAGGAATGGAACCAAATTGGTAGGTGTGTATATTTTATGAAAACTGACCACTTTAAAACACTAATCTATCTAGATTATGTAAAGATTATTgctgcttctattgtttacctcatttttaaatcgctttggataaaagcgtctgctaaatgactaaatgtaaatgtaaacagccGATGTAGCTTTAAGGGATAAGTCACCCAAaaatctcataatttactcaccctcaggttgttccaaatctatattaatttctttgttctgctgaacacaaattaagatatttcgaagaatgtcaATAACCAAACATTTACTGCCAGAgttgggaaaaaataaatactattggagtcaatggaggatgagatctgtttggttactgacattcttcaaaatatcattatttgtgttcagtagaacaaagaaatttatacaggtttggacaatttgatggtgagtaaatgatgatagaattttcatttttgggtgagctatacCTAACTGGAAGAACTAGATATCCTGAAGTCATGGGTCTGATCCCTATAACACAATGATAATTCATTGAACGCATCATTGGCTGATTTGGatagcatctgccaaatgtatgaATATACATATCAAAGTTAGAATACCCAGACATACAGGTAGTACCTCAA contains:
- the ssh1b gene encoding protein phosphatase Slingshot homolog 1: MALVTLQRSPTPSAASSASTNAGEDLGSEDDRKANLSLSESFFMVKGAALFLQQGSSTQGPRSPTHHKNAGDLPQHLQAMINTLRSEDRIRLVVRLESGWTDHVRYMVVVYTNGRQDTEENILLGMDFTDKDSKSCSIGMTLPLWSDTKIHLDGDGGFSVSTAGRLHVFKPVSVQAMWSALQVLHKACEVSRRYNYFPEGMALTWVGYYESCISSDQSCINEWNAMEDLETTRPDSPVMFSDQPTERERTECMIKAKLRNIMMFQDLENITSKEIRNELEQHMSCNLREYKEFIDNEMLLILGQMDKATLIFDHLYLGSEWNASNLEELHDSGVGYILNVTREIDNFFPGTFCYHNIRVYDDETTDLLAHWNETYNFIVKAKKNNSKCLVHCKMGVSRSASTVIAYAMKENGWSLEKAYNFVKQKRSIAQPNPAFMKQLAEYEGILDASNQRHNKLWKPEGDEYSLEGLQASGGSGDQTPQFSSLCPDQEDAAWCHGGASASPCCGDEPTDHLNYNYYFRRLSDTALDSEPSTPVRGPPLLGMERVFIEIEDVERDALLDDEGFPLAHLALPGECTAAQTCSRLEPLEDMRLRLEFSTVEEEDEEEAQKEEAEMAALARGEETPREDDGLANLNRFNNENANNSNRLAGKRSCPSGFDDSASIGNPFKVKPSYQSCRDCLRLPGGRRCERRTHRLNLPRHAGLPSISIQAPGGKLFRTASINKVPAPRHHVCSRHCQCTRCSNWARASAVVSLKTYRKQLPLPMSNKDLPQDLRCSLETEDMERQKMEETGSKGCNSPTAELTLLSLSLGAERPTAELTETPILLQTSTLVHHRLEQLSGPMSEQMDLSVQDTAAEDMEVDEGTVPDMYSAQRCGSSELQQTFTPRSSPQSLALTRSSSSDSLQSIQEGQPGLVRQRAQEIETRVRLAGLTVPSQLKRSNSLAKLDDLAISTEDLCATVAVDNERDCGQPSCSPMLSLSPSVLQSLKS